In the Pirellulales bacterium genome, GGTTACTCGATCGATCCGAACCGCCTGGTCGATCTCGTTCCGCGTCGGAACTACGACAAGAATATCCACATCGCTGTCGGCATGTGGCTTACCGTAGGCGTGCGATCCGAACAGGATGATTTTCTCCGGCTTGAAGCGCTCCGCGACGTCGCGGGCGAATCGTCGAATCACCGCCATCGGGACATCCCGTCCGCGATACCAGCGAGGCAGCTTCATGCTCGCGGACAT is a window encoding:
- a CDS encoding nucleotidyltransferase domain-containing protein codes for the protein MSASMKLPRWYRGRDVPMAVIRRFARDVAERFKPEKIILFGSHAYGKPHADSDVDILVVVPTRNEIDQAVRIDRVTDPMFPLDLIVCSPKNIAWRLKEGDTFLHEVMNRGKVLYEKAHGPMGAKSGVRFRSGQENRAGKRSSPR